In Streptomyces sp. DG2A-72, one genomic interval encodes:
- a CDS encoding helix-turn-helix transcriptional regulator, producing the protein MDGELGDFLRSRRARIQPAEVGLPSYGRRRVPGLRREEVAQLAGVSVDYYVRLEQGRGPHVSDAVLDAVARVLRLDETECAYLRTVARPRPRRSGEHRPPAPRVRPGVQLMLDGMERTPAYVLGRHLNVLAWNALGDAVGGFSRVPRAARNLPHQVFLAPEARDLYPDWSAVAAQVVAHLRLDAGHHPDDPELSARVGELSVKSEDFRRLWADHQVQACVCGVKRIQHPVAGLLTLPYETLAVQAEPDQKIVVYTPEPGSDTAERLALLGSWASTNAR; encoded by the coding sequence ATGGACGGGGAACTCGGAGACTTTCTGCGCTCGCGCCGCGCCCGTATCCAGCCCGCGGAGGTGGGGCTGCCGTCGTACGGGCGGCGCCGTGTGCCGGGGCTGCGCCGCGAGGAGGTGGCGCAGCTGGCCGGAGTGAGCGTCGACTACTACGTCCGGCTCGAACAGGGGCGGGGGCCGCATGTGTCGGACGCGGTCCTGGACGCGGTGGCGCGGGTGCTGCGGCTGGACGAGACGGAGTGCGCGTATCTGCGGACGGTTGCCCGGCCCCGCCCGCGCCGCTCGGGTGAGCACCGCCCGCCCGCACCGCGGGTCCGGCCCGGCGTCCAGCTGATGCTCGACGGCATGGAACGCACCCCGGCCTACGTGCTGGGCCGCCATCTGAACGTCCTCGCCTGGAACGCCCTCGGCGACGCGGTGGGCGGCTTCAGCCGTGTGCCGCGCGCCGCGCGCAACCTTCCGCACCAGGTCTTCCTCGCTCCTGAGGCGCGCGACCTCTATCCCGACTGGTCCGCGGTCGCCGCCCAGGTGGTCGCCCATCTACGACTGGACGCCGGCCACCATCCGGACGACCCCGAGCTGTCCGCCCGGGTCGGCGAACTCTCCGTCAAGAGCGAGGACTTCCGCCGCCTGTGGGCGGACCACCAGGTCCAGGCCTGCGTGTGCGGCGTAAAACGCATCCAGCACCCGGTCGCGGGCCTGCTGACGCTCCCCTACGAAACGCTGGCGGTCCAGGCGGAACCGGACCAGAAGATCGTGGTCTACACGCCGGAGCCGGGTTCGGACACGGCGGAGCGGCTGGCGCTGCTGGGGAGTTGGGCGAGCACGAACGCCCGCTGA
- a CDS encoding cystathionine beta-synthase, producing MQFHDSMISLVGNTPLVRLNNVTKGIRATVLAKVEYFNPGGSVKDRIALRMIEAAEKSGELRPGGTIVEPTSGNTGVGLAIVAQQKGYKCIFVCPDKVSTDKINVLRAYGAEVVVCPTAVDPEHPDSYYNVSDRLVRETPGAWKPDQYSNPNNPLSHYHSTGPELWEQTEGRITHFVTGVGTGGTISGTGRYLKDVSDGKVRVVGADPEGSVYSGGSGRPYLVEGVGEDFWPTAYDRTVADEIVAVSDKDSFQMTRRLAKEEGLLVGGSCGMAVVAALRVAERLGPDDVVVVLLPDSGRGYLSKIFNDEWMADYGFLEDEGPSARVADVLDDKEHGAIPHLVHMHPDETVGQAIEVLREYGVSQMPIVKPGAGHPDVMAAEVVGSVVERELLDALFTKTASLEDPLEKHMSPPLPQVGSGEPVADLMSVLGKADAAIVLVEGKPTGVIGRQDLLAFLAKGGK from the coding sequence GTGCAATTCCACGACTCGATGATCAGTCTCGTCGGCAACACCCCGCTGGTGAGGCTCAACAACGTCACCAAGGGCATCAGGGCCACCGTCCTGGCCAAGGTGGAGTACTTCAACCCGGGCGGCTCGGTGAAGGACCGCATCGCGCTGCGCATGATCGAGGCCGCGGAGAAGAGCGGGGAGCTGCGGCCCGGCGGCACGATCGTCGAGCCGACCAGCGGCAACACCGGCGTGGGGCTGGCCATCGTGGCCCAGCAGAAGGGGTACAAGTGCATCTTCGTGTGCCCCGACAAGGTGAGCACCGACAAGATCAACGTCCTGCGCGCGTACGGCGCGGAGGTGGTCGTATGCCCGACCGCCGTCGACCCCGAGCACCCCGACTCGTACTACAACGTCTCCGACCGCCTCGTACGCGAGACGCCCGGCGCGTGGAAGCCCGACCAGTACTCCAACCCCAACAACCCCCTCTCGCACTATCACTCCACCGGCCCCGAGCTGTGGGAGCAGACGGAGGGACGGATCACGCACTTCGTGACCGGCGTCGGCACCGGCGGGACCATCTCCGGCACCGGGCGGTATCTGAAGGACGTCAGTGACGGCAAGGTGCGGGTCGTCGGCGCCGACCCCGAGGGGTCCGTGTACTCGGGCGGATCCGGGCGGCCGTATCTCGTCGAGGGCGTCGGTGAGGACTTCTGGCCTACGGCGTACGACCGGACGGTCGCCGACGAGATCGTGGCGGTCTCCGACAAGGACTCGTTCCAGATGACCCGGCGGCTGGCCAAGGAGGAGGGGCTGCTGGTCGGCGGTTCCTGCGGCATGGCCGTCGTCGCGGCGTTGCGGGTCGCCGAGCGGCTCGGGCCGGACGATGTCGTGGTCGTCCTGCTGCCCGACAGCGGACGCGGCTACCTCAGCAAGATCTTCAACGACGAGTGGATGGCCGACTACGGCTTCCTGGAGGACGAGGGCCCCAGCGCCCGCGTCGCCGACGTGCTCGACGACAAGGAGCACGGCGCCATCCCCCACCTCGTCCACATGCACCCGGACGAGACGGTCGGCCAGGCCATCGAGGTGCTGCGCGAGTACGGCGTCTCGCAGATGCCGATCGTGAAGCCGGGCGCCGGGCATCCGGACGTGATGGCCGCCGAGGTGGTCGGTTCCGTGGTCGAACGGGAGCTGCTCGACGCGCTGTTCACCAAGACGGCCTCGCTGGAGGACCCGCTGGAGAAGCACATGTCCCCGCCGCTGCCGCAGGTCGGCTCCGGCGAGCCGGTCGCGGACCTGATGTCCGTGCTGGGCAAGGCGGACGCGGCGATCGTCCTGGTCGAGGGCAAGCCGACCGGCGTGATCGGACGGCAGGATCTGCTGGCCTTCCTGGCCAAGGGCGGGAAGTAG
- a CDS encoding SGNH/GDSL hydrolase family protein: protein MTSMSRARVARRIAAGAAYGGGGIGLAGAAAVGLVLAEVQLAKRHVNNGTSPHPPNADGRYGASYTTPDSPPLRLAMLGDSTASGQGVRRAGQTPGALLASGLAAVAERPVELRNVALPGACSDDLDRQVTLVLADPALAPDVCVIMIGANDVTNRMPPTRSVRHLSAAVRRLRTAGAEVVVGTCPDLGTIEPVQQPLRWLARRASRQLAAAQTIGTVEQGGRTVSLGDLLGPEFAANPRELFGPDHYHPSAEGYATAAMAVLPTVCASLGLWPAEEERPDASRREGFLPVARAAAEAASEAGTEVTAAMPTGPRGPWALLKRRRRRRVTEPEPLHTPS, encoded by the coding sequence ATGACGAGCATGTCTAGGGCGCGGGTGGCCCGGCGGATCGCGGCCGGCGCGGCGTACGGGGGCGGCGGGATCGGCCTGGCCGGCGCCGCGGCCGTGGGGCTGGTGCTGGCGGAGGTACAGCTGGCCAAGCGCCATGTGAACAACGGCACGTCACCCCACCCGCCGAACGCGGACGGCCGGTACGGCGCCTCCTACACCACCCCTGACTCACCGCCCCTGCGGCTGGCGATGCTGGGCGACTCCACGGCCTCCGGCCAGGGCGTCCGCCGGGCCGGCCAGACACCGGGCGCGCTGCTCGCCTCCGGTCTCGCGGCGGTGGCGGAACGGCCCGTTGAGCTGCGGAACGTGGCGCTGCCGGGAGCCTGCTCGGACGACCTGGACCGCCAGGTGACGTTGGTTCTCGCGGACCCGGCGCTTGCGCCAGACGTCTGCGTGATCATGATCGGCGCGAACGACGTGACGAACCGGATGCCGCCGACGCGCTCGGTGCGTCATCTCTCGGCGGCGGTACGGCGGCTGCGTACCGCCGGCGCGGAGGTGGTCGTCGGCACCTGCCCCGACCTCGGCACGATCGAGCCGGTCCAGCAGCCGTTGCGCTGGCTGGCCCGCCGGGCGTCCCGCCAATTGGCGGCGGCCCAGACGATCGGCACCGTCGAGCAGGGCGGCCGCACGGTGTCCCTGGGCGACCTGCTGGGCCCCGAGTTCGCGGCGAATCCGCGGGAGCTGTTCGGCCCCGACCACTACCACCCGTCGGCGGAGGGTTACGCCACCGCCGCCATGGCCGTCCTGCCCACGGTCTGCGCCTCCCTCGGCCTCTGGCCGGCGGAGGAGGAGCGCCCCGACGCTTCCCGCCGCGAGGGCTTCCTGCCGGTGGCTCGCGCCGCAGCCGAGGCCGCCTCGGAGGCCGGCACGGAGGTCACGGCAGCGATGCCGACGGGACCGCGGGGACCGTGGGCGCTGCTGAAGCGTCGACGCAGGCGCCGCGTAACAGAGCCGGAGCCGTTGCACACCCCGAGCTGA
- a CDS encoding acetyl-CoA C-acetyltransferase has product MPEAVIVSTARSPIGRAGKGSLKDLRPDDLTATIIQAALAKVPGLDPRDIDDLMLGCGLPGGEQGHNLGRIVAVQMGMDHLPGCTITRYCSSSLQTSRMALHAIKAGEGDVFISAGVEMVSRYANGSSDMPGARNPLFADAEARTAAVAESEGSTWHDPRENGHLPDPYIAMGQTAENLARAKGITRQDMDEFGVRSQNLAEEAIKNGFWEREITPVTLPDGTVISKDDGPRPGVTMEGVAGLKPVFRPDGLVTAGNCCPLNDGAAAVVIMSDTKARELGLTPLARIVSTGVSGLSPEIMGLGPVEASKQALQRAGLTIDDIDLVEINEAFAAQVIPSYRDLGIDIDKLNVNGGAIAVGHPFGMTGARITGTLINSLQFHDKQFGLETMCVGGGQGMAMVIERLS; this is encoded by the coding sequence ATGCCCGAAGCCGTGATCGTCTCGACCGCCCGCTCCCCCATCGGCCGCGCCGGAAAGGGCTCCCTCAAGGACCTGCGCCCGGACGACCTGACCGCCACGATCATCCAGGCGGCCCTCGCCAAGGTTCCCGGGCTCGACCCCAGGGACATCGACGACCTGATGCTCGGCTGCGGCCTCCCCGGCGGCGAGCAGGGCCACAACCTCGGCCGGATCGTCGCCGTGCAGATGGGCATGGACCACCTCCCCGGCTGCACGATCACCCGCTACTGCTCCTCGTCCCTCCAGACGAGCCGCATGGCCCTGCACGCCATCAAGGCCGGCGAGGGCGACGTCTTCATCTCGGCCGGTGTCGAGATGGTGTCCCGCTACGCCAACGGCTCCTCGGACATGCCCGGCGCGCGCAACCCGCTGTTCGCCGACGCCGAGGCCCGCACCGCCGCCGTGGCCGAGTCCGAGGGCTCCACCTGGCACGACCCGCGGGAGAACGGCCACCTCCCCGACCCGTACATCGCCATGGGCCAGACCGCCGAGAACCTCGCCCGGGCGAAGGGCATCACCCGCCAGGACATGGACGAGTTCGGCGTCCGCTCGCAGAACCTCGCCGAGGAAGCCATCAAGAACGGCTTCTGGGAGCGCGAGATCACACCGGTCACCCTCCCGGACGGCACGGTGATCAGCAAGGACGACGGCCCTCGCCCCGGCGTCACCATGGAGGGCGTGGCGGGCCTGAAGCCGGTCTTCCGCCCCGACGGCCTGGTCACCGCCGGCAACTGCTGCCCCCTGAACGACGGTGCCGCCGCGGTCGTGATCATGTCCGACACCAAGGCCCGCGAGCTCGGCCTGACCCCCCTCGCCCGCATCGTCTCCACCGGCGTCTCGGGCCTGTCCCCCGAGATCATGGGCCTCGGCCCGGTGGAGGCCTCCAAGCAGGCCCTCCAGCGCGCCGGCCTCACCATCGACGACATCGACCTGGTCGAGATCAACGAGGCGTTCGCCGCACAGGTGATCCCCTCCTACCGCGACCTGGGCATCGACATCGACAAGCTGAACGTCAACGGCGGCGCCATCGCCGTAGGCCACCCCTTCGGCATGACCGGCGCCCGCATCACCGGCACGCTCATCAACTCCCTCCAGTTCCACGACAAGCAGTTCGGCCTGGAGACGATGTGCGTCGGCGGCGGCCAGGGCATGGCCATGGTCATCGAGCGCCTGAGCTGA
- a CDS encoding DUF4287 domain-containing protein, with product MSHVLSEETHRNLLARIPHCTGREVSDWLRTVDEGPALFRFEEKVSWLRHEHNLAYGHAKAIIHEYDLRRAARKFF from the coding sequence ATGTCCCACGTCCTCTCCGAGGAGACCCACCGCAACCTGCTCGCCCGCATCCCCCATTGCACCGGTCGTGAAGTCTCCGACTGGCTCCGCACCGTCGACGAAGGCCCCGCCCTCTTCCGCTTCGAGGAGAAGGTCAGCTGGCTCCGGCACGAACACAACCTCGCGTACGGCCACGCGAAGGCGATCATTCACGAGTACGACCTGAGGAGGGCCGCGCGCAAGTTCTTCTAG
- a CDS encoding Bax inhibitor-1/YccA family protein, translating into MRSSNPVFSRRGFSRDNGHAGFNTAPQAGGAAVGTQGNPYAQPQAGNPYAQNPYAQNPYAQQDLQHGAPPQAPVTTGRMTIDDVIMRTGTTLGVLIVTAALAWALLPVDDANISRSYGIGIGAALIGMVLALVQAFKRKASPALILSYAAFEGVFLGVLSSIVDNRIASGAAMQAVLGTMAVFAGVLIAYKAGWIRVNRRFYGFVMAAALGFIMLMVINMLFAVFGGGDGLGFRSGPLGIIFGVVGILLGACFLALDFKQVEDGIAYGAPREEAWLAAFGLTLTLVWIYMEFLRIIAILNSSD; encoded by the coding sequence ATGAGGAGCAGCAACCCGGTCTTCTCGCGACGGGGGTTCAGCCGCGACAACGGCCACGCGGGCTTCAACACCGCGCCGCAGGCCGGGGGCGCAGCTGTGGGCACGCAGGGCAACCCGTACGCGCAGCCGCAAGCCGGCAACCCGTACGCGCAGAACCCCTACGCGCAGAACCCGTACGCCCAGCAGGACCTGCAGCACGGCGCTCCGCCGCAGGCCCCGGTCACCACCGGCCGCATGACGATCGACGACGTCATCATGCGCACCGGTACCACGCTCGGCGTTCTGATCGTCACGGCCGCGCTCGCCTGGGCGCTGCTGCCGGTCGACGACGCGAACATCAGCCGGTCGTACGGCATCGGCATCGGTGCCGCGCTGATCGGTATGGTCCTGGCCCTCGTCCAGGCCTTCAAGCGCAAGGCCTCGCCGGCGCTGATCCTGTCGTACGCGGCGTTCGAGGGTGTATTCCTCGGCGTCCTGTCGAGCATCGTCGACAACCGCATCGCCAGCGGCGCTGCCATGCAGGCCGTGCTCGGCACGATGGCGGTCTTCGCCGGCGTGCTGATCGCGTACAAGGCAGGCTGGATCCGCGTCAACCGCCGGTTCTACGGCTTCGTGATGGCGGCCGCGCTCGGCTTCATCATGCTGATGGTCATCAACATGCTGTTCGCCGTCTTCGGCGGCGGCGACGGCCTCGGCTTCCGCAGCGGCCCGCTCGGCATCATCTTCGGTGTCGTCGGCATCCTGCTCGGCGCGTGCTTCCTCGCCCTGGACTTCAAGCAGGTCGAGGACGGCATCGCGTACGGCGCGCCGCGTGAGGAGGCGTGGCTGGCGGCCTTCGGCCTCACGCTGACGCTGGTGTGGATCTACATGGAGTTCCTGCGGATCATCGCGATCCTCAACAGCTCCGACTGA
- a CDS encoding 4-hydroxybenzoate 3-monooxygenase encodes MRTTVGIIGAGPAGLLLARLLHNAGIDSVVLESRDRAYVEQRQRAGILEQGTVDVLRAAGAGERMDREGLRHDGIELRFDRRRHRVDFPELTGGRSVMVYAQTEVCKDLIALQLKEGGPLLFGAEALAVEGAETDSPRVRFRHEGREDVLECEYVVGCDGFWGVARQAIPAELTRTFERTYPFGWLGILADVPPSHDELVYARHDRGFALLSMRSPSVSRLYLQVPEATDTQEWSDEAIWDELERRLETADDWRLERGPITQKSVTPMRSYVHEPMRHGRLFLAGDAAHIVPPTGAKGLNLAVGDVVTFARALSYEKETGSAERLDAYSETCLRRVWQAERFSYDMTTLLHRAPDTTAFEDRLQLARLERIAASRAAETDLAEGYTGFPFG; translated from the coding sequence ATGCGCACCACCGTCGGCATCATCGGAGCAGGCCCCGCCGGGCTCCTCCTCGCCCGGCTGCTCCACAACGCCGGTATCGACTCGGTCGTCCTGGAGAGCCGCGACCGTGCCTACGTGGAGCAGCGGCAGCGGGCCGGGATCCTGGAGCAGGGCACGGTCGACGTGCTGCGCGCGGCCGGGGCCGGGGAGCGGATGGACCGGGAGGGGCTGCGGCACGACGGTATCGAGCTGCGCTTCGACCGCAGGCGCCACCGCGTCGACTTCCCGGAGCTGACCGGCGGCCGGTCCGTGATGGTGTACGCGCAGACCGAGGTCTGCAAGGACCTCATCGCCCTCCAGCTCAAGGAGGGCGGCCCGCTGCTGTTCGGCGCCGAGGCGCTGGCCGTCGAGGGCGCGGAGACCGACAGCCCGCGGGTGCGGTTCCGGCACGAGGGGCGTGAGGACGTCCTGGAGTGCGAGTACGTCGTCGGCTGCGACGGTTTCTGGGGAGTGGCCCGGCAGGCGATCCCCGCCGAACTCACCCGCACGTTCGAACGGACGTACCCCTTCGGCTGGCTCGGCATCCTCGCCGATGTACCGCCCTCCCACGACGAGCTGGTCTACGCCCGCCACGACCGCGGCTTCGCCCTTCTCTCCATGCGCTCCCCGTCCGTATCCCGGCTCTACCTCCAAGTGCCGGAAGCCACCGACACGCAGGAGTGGTCCGACGAGGCGATCTGGGACGAGCTGGAGCGGCGCTTGGAGACCGCCGACGACTGGCGGCTGGAGCGCGGGCCGATCACCCAGAAGTCGGTCACGCCCATGCGGTCGTACGTCCATGAGCCCATGCGGCACGGGCGGCTCTTCCTCGCCGGGGACGCCGCGCACATCGTGCCGCCCACGGGGGCCAAGGGGCTGAACCTGGCCGTCGGGGACGTCGTCACCTTCGCGCGGGCACTGTCGTACGAGAAGGAGACCGGTTCGGCGGAGCGGCTCGACGCCTACTCGGAGACCTGTCTGCGGCGCGTGTGGCAGGCCGAGCGGTTCTCCTACGACATGACGACCCTGCTGCACCGCGCCCCCGACACCACCGCCTTCGAGGACCGGCTCCAGCTGGCGCGGCTGGAGAGGATCGCGGCGTCCCGGGCGGCCGAGACGGACCTCGCCGAGGGGTACACGGGGTTTCCGTTCGGGTGA
- a CDS encoding ABC transporter ATP-binding protein, whose product MTTASIAGRATAVAARATDLSKIYGQGETQVVALDRVSIEFRQAEFTAIMGPSGSGKSTLMHCVAGLDTFSSGSVRIGETELGSLKDKQLTKLRRDKIGFIFQAFNLLPTLTALENITLPMDIAGRKPDKQWLNNVIEMVGLRDRLSHRPAQLSGGQQQRVAVARALASRPEIIFGDEPTGNLDSRSGAEVLGFLRNSVRELGQTVVMVTHDPVAAAYADRVVFLADGRIVDEMYRPTADNVLDFMKQFDAKGRTS is encoded by the coding sequence GTGACCACCGCATCCATCGCCGGCCGGGCCACCGCCGTGGCCGCGCGCGCCACGGATCTGTCGAAGATCTACGGACAGGGCGAGACCCAGGTGGTCGCCCTCGACCGGGTCTCCATCGAGTTCCGCCAGGCCGAGTTCACCGCGATCATGGGCCCGTCCGGGTCCGGCAAGTCCACGCTGATGCACTGCGTGGCCGGCCTCGACACCTTCTCCTCCGGTTCCGTGCGCATCGGTGAGACCGAGCTGGGCTCCCTGAAGGACAAGCAGCTGACGAAGCTGCGCCGCGACAAGATCGGCTTCATCTTCCAGGCGTTCAACCTGCTGCCGACGCTGACGGCGCTGGAGAACATCACGCTGCCCATGGACATCGCCGGCCGCAAGCCGGACAAGCAGTGGCTGAACAACGTGATCGAGATGGTGGGTCTGAGGGACCGGCTGAGCCACCGCCCCGCCCAGCTCTCCGGCGGCCAGCAGCAGCGCGTCGCGGTCGCCCGCGCGCTCGCCTCCCGGCCCGAGATCATCTTCGGTGACGAGCCGACCGGAAACCTCGACTCGCGCTCCGGCGCCGAGGTGCTGGGCTTTCTGCGCAACTCCGTACGGGAGTTGGGGCAGACGGTCGTGATGGTCACGCACGACCCTGTGGCCGCCGCGTACGCGGACCGCGTCGTCTTCCTCGCCGACGGCCGCATCGTCGACGAGATGTACCGGCCGACCGCGGACAACGTGCTCGACTTCATGAAGCAGTTCGACGCGAAGGGCCGCACCAGCTGA
- a CDS encoding ABC transporter permease, whose translation MFRTALRNVLAHKARLLMTVLAVMLGVAFVSGTLVFADTLSNAFRNQSAKSYDDVAVSITSYASTDDAKEEPGLSRKTLDKVSAVDGVAAVSGRVDGFAGVADPDGKLIGVGWSNKGSNFAPGKDGKDPAYTFTDGSGPVKDSQIALDKESAAKGEYQVGDRVRVATNGPVKEFTLSGVFTTEDGAVNAGGSLVLFDTAVAQKQYLKPGYFESATVTAAPGATDAKILDAVKPLLPDTAEAKTGKALADEQAKEIEQGLGNLKQVLLGFAGIALFVGIFLISNTFTMLVAQRTKEIALMRAVGASRKQITRSVLAEAAVVGLVASLIGFALGVGLAVGLRSGMAAFGMKIPDGPLILSVTPVIAAIGVGVLITMFAAWLPGRRAAKIPPVAAMNSVHAVATTKSLVLRNSIGTAITGLGAAAIVAGASTGGDDGRMYIGAGAFFALIGVIILIPLLSRPVIALVRPLLVGPFGVSGKLAGQNAVRNPRRTGATASALAIGLTLVTGLSVLGATVGTAIDKMTTDNIKADYMVSMANGGDLDQSALTALEKAKGVTAVSPQQDVGLQVGGGDYVSASAVTPGAIQHVLNVDVVSGDIGSLAKGQIAVAEKTAKSRGWKTGDSVNVAFTDEKKATLTVGAVYKDSEFLSPVLIDTKVVNPHEVKPYIPQIFVKVDGGESAANEKVLIDALGDNPAITIADKQDIRNEFGGAINTLLNIMYGLLAMALIIAVLGVVNTLAMSVFERQQEIGMLRAIGLDRRRVKRMVRLEAVVISVFGAVVGIGLGSFLGWAIGETIAEEIPGYVLVLPWERIGIFLVLAGLVGVLAALWPARNAARLNMLNAIKTE comes from the coding sequence ATGTTCCGCACCGCCCTGCGCAACGTACTCGCGCACAAGGCCCGGCTGTTGATGACCGTGCTCGCCGTGATGCTCGGCGTCGCGTTCGTCTCCGGCACCCTGGTCTTCGCCGACACCCTCTCCAACGCCTTCCGCAACCAGTCTGCGAAGAGCTACGACGACGTCGCCGTCTCCATCACCTCGTACGCCAGCACCGACGACGCCAAGGAAGAGCCCGGCCTCTCCCGCAAGACCCTCGACAAGGTCTCCGCGGTGGACGGCGTCGCCGCCGTGTCCGGCCGCGTCGACGGCTTCGCCGGGGTCGCCGACCCCGACGGGAAGCTGATCGGCGTCGGCTGGTCCAACAAGGGTTCCAACTTCGCCCCAGGCAAGGACGGCAAGGACCCCGCCTACACGTTCACCGACGGCTCCGGCCCGGTGAAGGACAGTCAGATCGCCCTGGACAAGGAGTCCGCGGCCAAGGGCGAGTACCAGGTCGGCGACCGGGTCCGGGTCGCCACCAACGGGCCGGTGAAGGAGTTCACCCTCAGCGGCGTGTTCACCACCGAGGACGGCGCGGTGAACGCCGGCGGCAGCCTCGTCCTGTTCGACACCGCCGTCGCCCAGAAGCAGTACCTCAAGCCGGGCTACTTCGAGAGCGCCACCGTCACCGCCGCCCCCGGCGCGACCGACGCGAAGATCCTGGACGCGGTCAAGCCGCTGCTGCCGGACACCGCCGAGGCCAAGACCGGCAAGGCGCTCGCGGACGAGCAGGCCAAGGAGATCGAGCAGGGCCTGGGCAATCTCAAGCAGGTCCTGCTCGGCTTCGCGGGCATCGCGCTCTTCGTCGGGATCTTCCTGATCTCCAACACCTTCACGATGCTGGTCGCCCAGCGCACGAAGGAGATCGCCCTGATGCGGGCCGTCGGTGCGTCGCGCAAGCAGATCACCCGTTCGGTGCTCGCCGAGGCGGCGGTGGTGGGCCTGGTCGCCTCGCTGATCGGCTTCGCCCTCGGCGTCGGGCTCGCGGTCGGTCTGCGGTCCGGGATGGCCGCGTTCGGCATGAAGATTCCGGACGGCCCGCTGATCCTGTCCGTCACGCCGGTGATCGCCGCGATCGGCGTCGGTGTGCTGATCACGATGTTCGCCGCCTGGCTGCCCGGTCGCCGGGCCGCGAAGATCCCGCCGGTGGCGGCCATGAACAGCGTCCACGCGGTGGCCACCACCAAGTCGCTGGTGCTGCGCAACTCCATCGGTACGGCCATCACCGGCCTCGGCGCGGCCGCGATCGTGGCGGGTGCCTCGACCGGCGGCGACGACGGCCGGATGTACATCGGGGCGGGCGCGTTCTTCGCGCTGATCGGTGTGATCATCCTGATCCCGCTGCTGTCCCGGCCCGTGATCGCGCTCGTCCGTCCGCTGCTCGTCGGCCCCTTCGGGGTGTCCGGGAAGCTGGCCGGCCAGAACGCGGTCCGCAACCCGCGCCGTACCGGCGCCACCGCCTCGGCGCTGGCGATCGGACTGACGCTGGTGACCGGCCTGTCGGTGCTCGGTGCCACGGTCGGCACGGCCATCGACAAGATGACCACGGACAACATCAAGGCCGACTACATGGTCTCGATGGCGAACGGCGGGGACCTCGACCAGTCCGCGCTGACGGCGCTGGAGAAGGCGAAGGGCGTCACCGCGGTCTCGCCGCAGCAGGACGTCGGCCTCCAGGTCGGTGGCGGGGACTACGTGTCCGCTTCGGCGGTCACCCCGGGCGCCATCCAGCACGTCCTGAACGTCGACGTCGTCAGCGGCGACATCGGCTCGCTCGCCAAGGGCCAGATCGCGGTCGCCGAGAAGACGGCCAAGAGCAGGGGCTGGAAGACCGGCGACAGTGTCAACGTCGCCTTCACCGACGAGAAGAAGGCCACGCTGACGGTCGGCGCCGTCTACAAGGACAGCGAGTTCCTCTCCCCCGTGCTCATCGACACCAAGGTCGTGAACCCGCACGAGGTGAAGCCGTACATCCCGCAGATCTTCGTGAAGGTGGACGGCGGCGAGTCCGCAGCGAACGAGAAGGTCCTCATCGACGCGCTGGGCGACAACCCCGCGATCACGATCGCGGACAAGCAGGACATCCGCAACGAGTTCGGCGGCGCCATCAACACCCTGCTGAACATCATGTACGGCCTGCTGGCGATGGCCCTGATCATCGCCGTGCTGGGCGTCGTCAACACCCTCGCGATGTCGGTCTTCGAACGGCAGCAGGAGATCGGCATGCTGCGGGCGATCGGTCTCGACCGGCGCCGGGTGAAGCGGATGGTCCGGCTGGAGGCCGTGGTCATCTCGGTGTTCGGCGCGGTGGTCGGCATCGGTCTCGGCTCGTTCCTCGGCTGGGCGATCGGCGAGACCATCGCGGAAGAGATCCCGGGCTACGTACTGGTCCTGCCCTGGGAGCGGATCGGGATCTTCCTGGTGCTGGCCGGACTGGTGGGCGTCCTGGCCGCGCTGTGGCCGGCGCGCAACGCCGCGAGGCTGAACATGCTGAACGCGATCAAGACGGAATAG